In the genome of Bacillota bacterium, one region contains:
- a CDS encoding type II toxin-antitoxin system HicA family toxin, producing the protein MVRALGRVGYTVVRQRGSHMRLLCPGRKPVTVPRHRELKAGLLRRILADAGLSVEEFVRLLN; encoded by the coding sequence GTGGTGCGAGCCCTGGGGCGAGTGGGTTACACCGTTGTCCGGCAGCGTGGCAGCCACATGCGGCTTCTGTGCCCCGGCCGGAAGCCTGTTACGGTTCCGCGCCACCGTGAGCTCAAGGCGGGCCTGCTGCGGCGGATCTTGGCGGATGCCGGGCTTTCTGTGGAGGAGTTTGTTCGTCTCCTGAACTGA
- a CDS encoding type II toxin-antitoxin system HicB family antitoxin: MVYPVIIEEDERGGYVVVCPAFEGCYTQGDTVEEALANIREAIELCLEELRAEGREAPPPRRVLVGSVAV; this comes from the coding sequence GTGGTTTACCCGGTGATCATCGAGGAGGACGAACGGGGTGGGTATGTCGTGGTGTGCCCCGCGTTTGAGGGATGCTACACCCAGGGGGATACTGTCGAGGAGGCCCTGGCCAATATCCGCGAGGCTATAGAACTGTGTCTTGAGGAACTGCGGGCTGAGGGCAGGGAAGCGCCTCCTCCGCGCAGGGTGCTTGTCGGGAGTGTGGCTGTTTGA
- a CDS encoding DUF5615 family PIN-like protein, with protein MKFLVDMPLSASLACWLRERGHDAVHAFEVGLGSASDGEIVGRAWCEERVVLRPIWTMPVFWRWRVLATRAWFFSAEATSASPRP; from the coding sequence GTGAAGTTCCTGGTCGACATGCCGCTTTCGGCCTCTCTTGCCTGCTGGCTTCGTGAGCGCGGGCACGACGCCGTCCACGCGTTTGAGGTTGGCCTAGGGTCTGCCTCGGACGGGGAGATCGTGGGGCGCGCGTGGTGTGAGGAGAGGGTGGTGTTACGGCCGATCTGGACTATGCCCGTCTTCTGGCGCTGGCGCGTGTTGGCCACCCGGGCCTGGTTCTTTTCCGCGGAGGCAACTTCAGCGAGCCCGAGACCATGA
- a CDS encoding DUF433 domain-containing protein, whose amino-acid sequence MLGLLAAGESRESILKAYPYLERADIDAVLRYAAFLAEEETVEVAR is encoded by the coding sequence TTGCTGGGACTTCTCGCCGCCGGTGAGAGTCGGGAGAGCATACTGAAAGCGTACCCCTATCTCGAGCGTGCCGATATCGATGCGGTACTGAGGTATGCCGCGTTCCTGGCCGAAGAGGAGACGGTGGAGGTTGCTCGGTGA
- a CDS encoding type II toxin-antitoxin system VapC family toxin — protein sequence MKAVVDASAIVRAVLPGQPYHAEVRRWLAGVTELLAPHLLPFEVTTAIRHLEFTGVVPPDAAEAALAEALRLRVRLWTPRSLYLQALRLARELGISRTHDAAYLALAVHASCPLFTLDERFIRNATTHGYPVRHPAHHPSLEPTSPS from the coding sequence ATGAAAGCGGTCGTGGACGCTTCCGCAATCGTCCGCGCCGTGCTCCCTGGCCAGCCATACCACGCCGAGGTGCGCAGGTGGCTGGCTGGAGTGACGGAACTTCTAGCCCCCCACCTGTTACCCTTCGAAGTCACCACCGCCATCAGGCACCTGGAATTCACAGGCGTCGTCCCTCCAGATGCCGCAGAAGCCGCCCTGGCAGAGGCGCTCAGACTTCGGGTGAGGCTCTGGACCCCGCGCAGCCTCTACCTTCAAGCGCTCCGGCTGGCGCGCGAACTTGGCATTTCCCGCACACACGATGCTGCGTACCTGGCCCTCGCCGTGCACGCGTCTTGCCCACTCTTCACCCTGGACGAGCGATTCATCAGAAACGCTACCACGCACGGATATCCAGTGCGCCACCCGGCTCATCACCCCTCCCTAGAACCGACCAGCCCAAGTTGA